The Acropora palmata chromosome 10, jaAcrPala1.3, whole genome shotgun sequence genome contains a region encoding:
- the LOC141893838 gene encoding uncharacterized protein LOC141893838 isoform X3, which produces MEQQQDTRPQVTKLLRPIPAIPQPDRPLNIRDMVSNNRVVATLNQVREQTINRHLHTNRVEVTNRVHPWVVLVVIKAEVGVDTKAVVTKEIVDMAAVLEGTDRVLMDKEAGAMVEEEEAGNSSSGGQQEGKEYETDQVFVSNLAPNVTEEAIKDLFGSIGIIKMDKKTGKPKIWIYRHPDGTAKGDATVTYDDPPTASAAITWFNGKEFLGQAIKVEFAEKRVPKGGFGRGGGRGGPRGGRGGGGGDRRGGRDDRGGGGGGGPGAQGKMEARAGDWDCPSCGNMNFARRDSCNRCQTPRDGGSGGGGGGGGYGGRSGGGGGRGWGGGRGGGGRGGGGRGGPGGRGGYGGGGGRGAYDRQGMRQERRDRPY; this is translated from the exons ATGGAGCAACAACAGGATACCAGACCACAGGTTACCAAGCTGCTTCGGCCAATACCAGCTATCCCACAACCGGACCGTCCACTCAATATCAGGGATATGGTCAGCAACAACAGAGTGGTGGCTACTCTCAACCAAGTACGGGAACAGACTATCAACAGACACCTGCATACCAACAGGGTGGAGGTTACCAACAGAGTCCATCCGTGGGTGGTTTTGGTAGTGATCAAGGCGGAAGTGGGGGTGGATACCAAAGCAGTGGTTACCAAGGAAATAGTGGACATGGCAGCAGTACTGGAGGGTACGGACAGAGTTCTTATGGACAAGGAGGCGGGGGCTATGGTGGAGGAGGAAGAGGCGG gTAATTCATCAAGTGGTGGACAGCAAGAAG GCAAAGAATATGAGACAGATCAAGTGTTTGTGTCAAACCTCGCCCCTAATGTAACAGAAGAAGCCATAAAAGATCTTTTTGGATCAATTGGGATTATAAAG ATGGACAAGAAGACTGGAAAGCCTAAAATATGGATATACAGACACCCTGATGGTACAGCTAAG GGAGATGCCACTGTTACTTATGATGACCCTCCAACTGCATCAGCAGCTATAACCTGGTTCAATG gTAAAGAATTCCTTGGGCAAGCCATCAAGGTTGAATTTGCTGAAAAAAGGGTTCCTAAAGGAGGGTTTGGCAGAGGTGGAGGAAGAG GTGGTCCTCGTGGTGGTCGAGGAGGAGGAGGCGGCGATCGCAGGGGTGGTCGGGATGACCGTGGTGGTGGTGGCGGTGGAGGCCCTGGAGCTCAGGGCAAGATGGAAGCGCGGGCTGGAGACTGGGACTGTCCATC TTGTGGAAATATGAATTTTGCCCGAAGGGACAGCTGTAACAGATGTCAAACACCACGCGATGGAGGCAGCG gtgGTGGTGGTGGCGGTGGTGGTTATGGAGGTAGAAgcggaggaggaggaggaaggGGCTGGGGCGGTGGTAGAGGAGGGGGTGGCCGTGGTGGCGGTGGAAGAGGCGGACCAGGTGGACGTGGCGGCTACGGAGGTGGAGGAGGCCGTGGCGCCTATGATAG GCAAGGGATGAGACAAGAGCGAAGAGACAGACCTTACTAG
- the LOC141893838 gene encoding uncharacterized protein LOC141893838 isoform X1, with the protein MADQGYGAAAYPQNTGAAMYGGTTGTSGGYPVAQGYQSYPAPTSTYQSASYQSQTQATGTAGYGATTGYQTTGYQAASANTSYPTTGPSTQYQGYGQQQQSGGYSQPSTGTDYQQTPAYQQGGGYQQSPSVGGFGSDQGGSGGGYQSSGYQGNSGHGSSTGGYGQSSYGQGGGGYGGGGRGGGSRGGSRPGGYNSNMGYGNSSSGGQQEGKEYETDQVFVSNLAPNVTEEAIKDLFGSIGIIKMDKKTGKPKIWIYRHPDGTAKGDATVTYDDPPTASAAITWFNGKEFLGQAIKVEFAEKRVPKGGFGRGGGRGGPRGGRGGGGGDRRGGRDDRGGGGGGGPGAQGKMEARAGDWDCPSCGNMNFARRDSCNRCQTPRDGGSGGGGGGGGYGGRSGGGGGRGWGGGRGGGGRGGGGRGGPGGRGGYGGGGGRGAYDRQGMRQERRDRPY; encoded by the exons ATGGCAGATCAAGGCT ATGGGGCAGCTGCATATCCCCAAAACACTGGTGCAGCCATGTATGGAGGGACAACTGGGACTTCTGG CGGCTATCCGGTAGCACAAGGATACCAATCATACCCTGCACCAACAAGTACTTATCAGTCAGCCTCTTACCAGAGCCAAACACAGGCCACTGGCACAGCCGGGTATGGAGCAACAACAGGATACCAGACCACAGGTTACCAAGCTGCTTCGGCCAATACCAGCTATCCCACAACCGGACCGTCCACTCAATATCAGGGATATGGTCAGCAACAACAGAGTGGTGGCTACTCTCAACCAAGTACGGGAACAGACTATCAACAGACACCTGCATACCAACAGGGTGGAGGTTACCAACAGAGTCCATCCGTGGGTGGTTTTGGTAGTGATCAAGGCGGAAGTGGGGGTGGATACCAAAGCAGTGGTTACCAAGGAAATAGTGGACATGGCAGCAGTACTGGAGGGTACGGACAGAGTTCTTATGGACAAGGAGGCGGGGGCTATGGTGGAGGAGGAAGAGGCGG TGGTAGCAGAGGAGGTAGCCGACCGGGTGGATACAATAGTAATATGGGTTATG gTAATTCATCAAGTGGTGGACAGCAAGAAG GCAAAGAATATGAGACAGATCAAGTGTTTGTGTCAAACCTCGCCCCTAATGTAACAGAAGAAGCCATAAAAGATCTTTTTGGATCAATTGGGATTATAAAG ATGGACAAGAAGACTGGAAAGCCTAAAATATGGATATACAGACACCCTGATGGTACAGCTAAG GGAGATGCCACTGTTACTTATGATGACCCTCCAACTGCATCAGCAGCTATAACCTGGTTCAATG gTAAAGAATTCCTTGGGCAAGCCATCAAGGTTGAATTTGCTGAAAAAAGGGTTCCTAAAGGAGGGTTTGGCAGAGGTGGAGGAAGAG GTGGTCCTCGTGGTGGTCGAGGAGGAGGAGGCGGCGATCGCAGGGGTGGTCGGGATGACCGTGGTGGTGGTGGCGGTGGAGGCCCTGGAGCTCAGGGCAAGATGGAAGCGCGGGCTGGAGACTGGGACTGTCCATC TTGTGGAAATATGAATTTTGCCCGAAGGGACAGCTGTAACAGATGTCAAACACCACGCGATGGAGGCAGCG gtgGTGGTGGTGGCGGTGGTGGTTATGGAGGTAGAAgcggaggaggaggaggaaggGGCTGGGGCGGTGGTAGAGGAGGGGGTGGCCGTGGTGGCGGTGGAAGAGGCGGACCAGGTGGACGTGGCGGCTACGGAGGTGGAGGAGGCCGTGGCGCCTATGATAG GCAAGGGATGAGACAAGAGCGAAGAGACAGACCTTACTAG
- the LOC141893838 gene encoding uncharacterized protein LOC141893838 isoform X2 yields the protein MADQGYGAAAYPQNTGAAMYGGTTGTSGGYPVAQGYQSYPAPTSTYQSASYQSQTQATGTAGYGATTGYQTTGYQAASANTSYPTTGPSTQYQGYGQQQQSGGYSQPSTGTDYQQTPAYQQGGGYQQSPSVGGFGSDQGGSGGGYQSSGYQGNSGHGSSTGGYGQSSYGQGGGGYGGGGRGGGSRGGSRPGGYNSNMGYGNSSSGGQQEGKEYETDQVFVSNLAPNVTEEAIKDLFGSIGIIKMDKKTGKPKIWIYRHPDGTAKGDATVTYDDPPTASAAITWFNGKEFLGQAIKVEFAEKRVPKGGFGRGGGRGGGGGGGGYGGRSGGGGGRGWGGGRGGGGRGGGGRGGPGGRGGYGGGGGRGAYDRQGMRQERRDRPY from the exons ATGGCAGATCAAGGCT ATGGGGCAGCTGCATATCCCCAAAACACTGGTGCAGCCATGTATGGAGGGACAACTGGGACTTCTGG CGGCTATCCGGTAGCACAAGGATACCAATCATACCCTGCACCAACAAGTACTTATCAGTCAGCCTCTTACCAGAGCCAAACACAGGCCACTGGCACAGCCGGGTATGGAGCAACAACAGGATACCAGACCACAGGTTACCAAGCTGCTTCGGCCAATACCAGCTATCCCACAACCGGACCGTCCACTCAATATCAGGGATATGGTCAGCAACAACAGAGTGGTGGCTACTCTCAACCAAGTACGGGAACAGACTATCAACAGACACCTGCATACCAACAGGGTGGAGGTTACCAACAGAGTCCATCCGTGGGTGGTTTTGGTAGTGATCAAGGCGGAAGTGGGGGTGGATACCAAAGCAGTGGTTACCAAGGAAATAGTGGACATGGCAGCAGTACTGGAGGGTACGGACAGAGTTCTTATGGACAAGGAGGCGGGGGCTATGGTGGAGGAGGAAGAGGCGG TGGTAGCAGAGGAGGTAGCCGACCGGGTGGATACAATAGTAATATGGGTTATG gTAATTCATCAAGTGGTGGACAGCAAGAAG GCAAAGAATATGAGACAGATCAAGTGTTTGTGTCAAACCTCGCCCCTAATGTAACAGAAGAAGCCATAAAAGATCTTTTTGGATCAATTGGGATTATAAAG ATGGACAAGAAGACTGGAAAGCCTAAAATATGGATATACAGACACCCTGATGGTACAGCTAAG GGAGATGCCACTGTTACTTATGATGACCCTCCAACTGCATCAGCAGCTATAACCTGGTTCAATG gTAAAGAATTCCTTGGGCAAGCCATCAAGGTTGAATTTGCTGAAAAAAGGGTTCCTAAAGGAGGGTTTGGCAGAGGTGGAGGAAGAG gtgGTGGTGGTGGCGGTGGTGGTTATGGAGGTAGAAgcggaggaggaggaggaaggGGCTGGGGCGGTGGTAGAGGAGGGGGTGGCCGTGGTGGCGGTGGAAGAGGCGGACCAGGTGGACGTGGCGGCTACGGAGGTGGAGGAGGCCGTGGCGCCTATGATAG GCAAGGGATGAGACAAGAGCGAAGAGACAGACCTTACTAG
- the LOC141894928 gene encoding vacuolar protein sorting-associated protein 29 has translation MLVLVLGDLHIPHRQHSLPAKFKKLLVPGKIQHILCTGNLCTKDSYDYLKTLASDVHVVRGDFDENLVYPEQKVVNVGQFRIGVCHGHQIVPWGDAEALAMLQRQLDVDIVIFGHTHKFAAYEHEGKFYINPGSATGAYNPLQSDIVPSFVLMDIQAGTIVTYVYQLIKDEVKVERIEYKKTV, from the exons ATG CTTGTTCTAGTGCTTGGAGATCTTCATATTCCACACAGGCAGCACAGTTTGCCAGCaaagtttaagaagctactg gttcCAGGCAAAATACAGCATATTTTGTGCACTGGTAATCTCTGTACGAAGGATTCCTATGATTATCTCAAAACCCTTGCCAGTGATGTTCATGTTGTCAGAGGAGATTTTGATGAG AATTTAGTGTATCCAGAACAGAAGGTAGTGAATGTTGGCCAGTTTAGGATAGGAGTTTGTCATGGTCATCAGATTGTTCCATGGGGAGATGCTGAAGCACTTGCTATG cttcAACGTCAACTTGACGTTGACATTGTCATATTTGGTCACACACACAAGTTTGCAGCCTATGAGcatgaaggaaaattttacATCAACCCTGGGTCTGCTACTGGAGCTTACAATCCATTACAAAG TGACATTGTACCCTCATTTGTGTTGATGGATATTCAAGCTGGTACAATTGTTACCTATGTGTACCAGCTCATTAAAGATGAAGTTAAGGTGGAAAGAATCGAGTACAAAAAGACAGTATAA
- the LOC141894922 gene encoding sin3 histone deacetylase corepressor complex component SDS3-like, with the protein MPKLKGVESRKSHTKMRRKRLSTTSSSPMKGKAKLANKGKKSIRSASPRSDSSEDSVFANQVCAPRSSGRLKKMAAMFNREVSFDDNRSDIYEDDEDRGFFQMNESDEDTEDASETDMAKLEEEFTEMKEQMYQEKLQDFKQQLQNLNGGKHPEYMKRLNKLDVLRSERLLIAEICKKYEIELIEKEYVREQKAAQEEYEQKKVELKKTLLNDLQEKKKVIESERISMELTGDSVEVKPAVTRKLRRRPNDPLPAPEKRRKTSPQINYMLDEKEILEDLKALNKLVSLPGEVPSSQSRSENKTGNSRIKTSGNGSHSEISYPLEVRSEDGKLLYDKKWFHKGCSVVVETRENGRYSGSLHSIGQSEIWIKKTDNTKVRVYISSLVKGKFHLKKKSTNGTNSASVSSSPSSTHSCNT; encoded by the exons ATGCCTAAACTCAAAGGAGTTGAAAGCAGAAAATCCCACACGAAGATGCGAAGAAAAAGGCTCAGTACAACTTCGTCTAGTCCTATGAAAGGGAAAGCTAAACTAGCAAACAAAGGGAAAAAG TCTATAAGAAGTGCGAGCCCGCGAAGCGATTCTTCTGAGGACAGCGTTTTCGCGAATCAAGTATGCGCGCCTCGGTCATCAGGAAGGCTgaaaaaaatggcggcaatGTTCAATCGAGAAGTGAGCTTTGACGATAATCGCTCAGATATTTACGAAGACGACGAAGATAGAGGGTTTTTCCAGATGAACGAGTCAGACGAAG ATACAGAGGATGCCAGTGAAACTGACATGGCAAAACTAGAAGAGGAGTTTACTGAAATGAAAGAACA aaTGTaccaagaaaaactgcaagacTTTAAGCAACAGTTGCAAAACTTGAATGGTG GTAAGCACCCAGAATATATGAAGAGGCTAAACAAACTGGATGTACTGAGAAGTGAGAGACTGCTAATTGCAG aAATCTGCAAGAAGTATGAG ATTgagttgattgaaaaagaataTGTCAGAGAACAGAAAGCAGCCCAAGAAGAATATGAG CAAAAGAAAGTAGAACTCAAGAAAACACTTTTGAATGATTTgcaagagaagaagaaagtgatTGAGTCAGAGAGGATATCAATGGAGCTTACTGGAG ACTCAGTTGAGGTAAAGCCTGCAGTCACAAGAAAGCTGAGACGGAGACCTAATGATCCGCTGCCAGCACccgaaaaaagaagaaaaacttctc CCCAGATAAACTATATGCTAGATGAGAAAGAGATATTGGAAGATTTGAAGGCACTCAACAAGTTGGTGTCACTTCCTGGAGAG GTACCATCTTCTCAGTCTCGGTCAGAGAATAAAACTGGAAACAGCCGAATTAAGACCTCAG GGAATGGCTCTCATTCAGAGATCTCATACCCACTGGAAGTTAGATCTGAAGATGGAAAACTTTTGTATGATAAGAAATG GTTTCACAAAGGATGTAGTGTTGTTGTAGAGACAAGAGAAAATGGAAGATACAG tggtAGCCTTCATTCTATTGGTCAGTCTGAG ATATGGATCAAGAAAACCGACAACACCAAAGTCCGTGTTTATATCTCTTCGCTGGTAAAAGGCAAATTTcacctaaaaaagaaaagcaccAATGGGACAAATAGCGCCAGCGTCAGTTCATCTCCATCGTCTACTCACTCCTGTAACACGTAA
- the LOC141893841 gene encoding E3 ubiquitin-protein ligase RNF34-like → MGAGGIRGELRDHSEHVDTILRSHFNVANTQTTSFPTSSRSGPHQQNSIINFNLTDGALEEMACYSCSSNFSIFRRKNLCLKCKRCYCNDCFAKEIKFVPGENTSDCLTCRILQHPVAYKDHLKKLKVRDLQDYLRAHEVSTSHCREKSELVELILQHARGATVTGDSTTATQNQARVQTQHTQAQTSSQRPMPERSNFVPPSNSQPVQVPQPAPIPASVGKSLSQIQNVEEVEQLSVKELKTILTANFVDFKGCCEKKELLDRVAALWKSKQQTEGKTSAMENGDEDSERCKICMDAIIDCVLLECGHMVTCKKCGKQLSDCPICRQNIARIVHVFRA, encoded by the exons ATGGGCGCTGGTGGTATTCGTGGGGAGTTAAGGGATCATTCAGAACACGTCGATACCATTTTACGTTCGCATTTTAATGTAGCGAATACTCAAACAACTTCTTTTCCCACCTCCTCTCGTTCTGGACCTCATCAACAAAATTCGATTATAAATTTTAACTTAACAGACGGCGCTTTGGAAGAAATGGCTTGTTATTCCTGCAGTTCCAATTTTTCAATCTTCCGGAGAaag AATCTTTGTCTGAAATGCAAAAGATGTTATTGTAATGACTGCTTTGCCAAAGAGATCAAATTTGTTCCTGGTGAGAATACCAGTGACTGCTTGACATGCAGAATCCTGCAGCATCCTGTTGCCTATAAAGACCACTTGAAGAAGTTGAAAGTGAGGGACCTTCAAGATTACTTGAGGGCTCATGAGGTGTCTACAAGTCACTGCAGAGAGAAAAGTGAACTAGTAGAGTTGATTTTACAACATGCTAGAGGTGCAACAGTTACTGGGGATTCTACTACTGCTACTCAAAACCAAGCAAGGGTTCAGACTCAACATACCCAAGCACAAACTAGTTCACAAAGACCAATGCCAGAGAGAAGCAATTTTGTACCGCCATCAAATTCACAGCCAGTGCAG GTTCCTCAGCCTGCTCCCATACCAGCCTCTGTTGGCAAAAGTTTGAGCCAAATCCAAAACGTTGAAGAAGTAGAGCAACTGTCAGTGAAGGAGCTCAAGACGATTCTTACAGCAAACTTTGTGGATTTCAAGGGTTGCTGTGAAAAGAAGGAACTCTTAGATCGAGTTGCAGCCCTCTGGAAATCCAAACAGCAAACTGAGGGGAAAA cttCAGCAATGGAGAATGGTGATGAGGATTCCGAAAGGTGTAAAATTTGCATGGATGCTATTATAGATTGTGTCTTACTGGAATGTGGACACatggtcacatgcaaaaaatgtgGCAAACAACTCTCAGACTGTCCTATATGCAGGCAGAATATAGCTAGAATTGTACATGTCTTTAGAGCTTAA